One Yoonia sp. BS5-3 genomic window carries:
- a CDS encoding alpha/beta fold hydrolase, translated as MPFFQTSDGVNLHYLDEGTGTPIIALPGLTRNAADFDHVAPHLTGRLIRPDYRGRGQSDWADHSTYTVPQEARDILELMGHLKLEKAALLGTSRGGIIAMMLAATAHDRLLGVALNDIGPVIEEAGLDVIMDYIGHNPAQKTYQEAAEARAKLWTDFTDVPMERWLAEVRGQYRETEQGLVIRYDPKLRDAMIAASASPTPDLWPLFDALVGLPLALIRGANSDLLSAQTAEAMRARRPDMICANIPGRGHVPFLDEPQALDALRQWQENYA; from the coding sequence ATGCCCTTCTTTCAAACCTCGGATGGTGTCAATCTGCATTACCTTGACGAGGGCACCGGCACCCCCATCATCGCGCTTCCCGGCCTGACAAGGAACGCCGCCGATTTTGATCACGTCGCCCCTCATTTAACGGGGCGGCTTATCCGCCCCGATTATCGGGGGCGCGGGCAATCAGATTGGGCAGATCACAGCACCTATACAGTTCCGCAAGAAGCGCGGGATATTTTGGAACTCATGGGTCATCTGAAGCTCGAAAAAGCCGCGCTGCTGGGCACGTCTCGCGGCGGGATCATTGCGATGATGCTAGCTGCCACGGCCCATGACCGGCTGCTTGGTGTTGCACTGAATGATATTGGGCCCGTGATTGAAGAAGCCGGGCTTGATGTCATCATGGATTATATCGGGCACAACCCGGCACAAAAAACCTATCAGGAAGCGGCCGAAGCCCGGGCAAAACTTTGGACCGATTTCACAGATGTGCCGATGGAGCGCTGGCTGGCCGAGGTTCGGGGCCAATATCGCGAAACCGAACAGGGTCTTGTCATTCGTTACGATCCAAAGCTGCGCGATGCCATGATTGCGGCCAGCGCAAGCCCAACACCCGACCTTTGGCCGCTTTTTGATGCGCTTGTTGGCCTGCCGCTGGCGCTGATACGCGGCGCAAATTCCGACCTTCTAAGCGCGCAAACGGCAGAGGCCATGCGCGCACGACGCCCGGACATGATCTGCGCCAACATACCCGGACGCGGGCATGTGCCCTTTTTGGATGAACCCCAAGCGCTCGATGCGCTGAGACAATGGCAGGAAAACTACGCATGA
- a CDS encoding Imm7 family immunity protein, which produces MIEYQGWATIREAYREEDEDDAVLDAVCAEVAERIEELAKRHWCEASFRNINGAWRLFVMGCRNHAGGDWPDVVALFEWIAAKAPGSYGILSCHDDEDSNGRDNEFQVFTLRRGGLTRSHDPYLSPYFPMVEEPPQESRYFNETLDQALIREIIRPMNLRDLGKKRYALDMFWDYRMEIQVGEAFAFDDEEPEVSVYLTLHCPRYGQVMDALTAQCPDMTWVMSGKRKKGGWGDVLRLGQVDFYRHEGRFHVTSFKDHKGTLRRERFDVRTQFERLAAIDQPNQFLEEYSFGLSKQVLATLDSCWPYLFLCTDCGMSPAEVLDYFEDPDFAQTKKAWRLKVPLDTAHVKDMRDVFLPFVQPGTGSQD; this is translated from the coding sequence GTGATTGAATATCAGGGTTGGGCCACGATCCGAGAGGCGTATCGCGAAGAGGATGAGGACGACGCCGTACTCGACGCTGTCTGTGCCGAAGTAGCGGAACGGATTGAGGAGCTTGCAAAGCGCCATTGGTGCGAAGCCAGCTTTCGAAACATCAATGGCGCTTGGAGGCTCTTTGTCATGGGCTGTCGTAACCACGCAGGCGGAGACTGGCCTGATGTGGTCGCGCTGTTTGAGTGGATCGCAGCAAAGGCGCCGGGGTCCTACGGCATTCTGTCCTGCCATGACGATGAAGATTCAAATGGACGGGACAATGAGTTTCAGGTGTTTACGCTGCGCCGCGGAGGCCTCACGCGCAGCCATGATCCGTACTTGTCACCCTATTTTCCGATGGTGGAGGAACCGCCGCAAGAATCCCGTTACTTCAATGAAACGCTTGATCAGGCTTTGATCCGCGAAATCATACGACCTATGAATTTACGTGACCTCGGAAAAAAACGCTATGCCCTCGACATGTTCTGGGACTACCGGATGGAAATTCAGGTGGGTGAGGCCTTTGCGTTTGATGACGAGGAGCCCGAGGTCTCCGTCTATTTGACGCTTCATTGCCCGCGATACGGGCAGGTGATGGATGCGCTAACGGCCCAGTGTCCGGATATGACTTGGGTTATGAGCGGTAAAAGAAAGAAAGGAGGCTGGGGTGATGTACTGCGACTTGGCCAGGTGGATTTCTACAGACACGAAGGCCGATTCCACGTCACAAGCTTCAAGGACCATAAAGGAACACTCAGAAGAGAACGGTTCGACGTACGGACTCAATTTGAGCGTCTTGCAGCCATAGACCAACCCAATCAGTTCCTTGAGGAATATTCGTTTGGGCTGAGCAAACAGGTTCTAGCGACGCTGGATAGTTGCTGGCCCTACCTATTCTTATGCACAGATTGCGGGATGTCCCCAGCAGAGGTGTTGGATTATTTTGAAGATCCAGATTTCGCACAGACAAAGAAAGCTTGGCGTTTGAAGGTGCCACTAGATACCGCGCATGTGAAAGACATGAGGGATGTGTTTCTACCATTTGTTCAGCCGGGGACGGGTAGCCAAGACTGA
- a CDS encoding endonuclease/exonuclease/phosphatase family protein: protein MTRFTIASFNVKNLIDPEQEYYRFEEYTPEEYAWKRAWLSDQLLTMNADIVCFQEIFTEAALRDVIIETDELGLAANQANIPDRSKRYARKAIFRKLAYEPYTEAALAFAPNSFDGGPGQRRPGVAILSRFGFEGQPEIIQDLPEALDVPFSDLDGSDGGTYQIKRLSRPILKVKIPVDDQVITVFNCHLKSKLGEFPRNPDAPFPPEADLVNYDPAGRAMGSLRAALRRMAEAWVLRRAILAELEAGNPVMVLGDFNDSEHAVSSEILTGEAPFKNYAWIRRHDAKDRRDRYSDAENEIIQEKINRVRLYSAEKLFVKKSLRDMVYTSAFGGVFESIDQILMSRHFLPEFTGKIGEMEYFSVLNDHLTDGSHPEAPYNKLASDHGQIMAHMVIGDPDG, encoded by the coding sequence ATGACCCGCTTCACCATCGCCAGTTTCAACGTCAAAAATCTGATTGATCCCGAACAAGAATATTACCGGTTCGAGGAATACACACCCGAAGAATACGCATGGAAACGGGCGTGGTTGTCAGACCAATTGCTGACAATGAATGCCGATATTGTGTGTTTTCAAGAGATCTTTACCGAGGCCGCACTGCGGGACGTGATTATCGAAACCGATGAACTGGGACTTGCCGCAAATCAGGCGAATATTCCGGACAGATCAAAGCGTTACGCGCGCAAGGCGATTTTCCGAAAACTGGCTTATGAACCTTACACCGAAGCGGCGTTAGCATTTGCTCCAAACAGCTTTGATGGCGGTCCCGGGCAGCGGCGGCCCGGCGTTGCAATCCTGTCGCGTTTTGGGTTCGAAGGACAGCCAGAGATCATACAGGATTTACCGGAAGCATTGGATGTCCCCTTTAGCGACCTTGATGGTAGCGATGGCGGAACCTACCAGATCAAGCGGCTCAGCCGTCCAATCCTAAAGGTTAAAATCCCTGTAGATGACCAGGTGATTACGGTCTTCAATTGCCACCTGAAATCCAAGTTGGGCGAATTCCCAAGAAACCCTGATGCGCCCTTTCCGCCCGAGGCTGATCTGGTCAACTATGATCCGGCTGGTCGGGCAATGGGGTCACTTCGGGCAGCGCTGCGGCGTATGGCCGAAGCATGGGTTCTGCGCCGCGCCATTCTTGCTGAACTTGAAGCAGGCAATCCGGTCATGGTGCTGGGTGATTTCAACGACAGCGAACACGCGGTTAGCTCTGAAATTTTGACGGGCGAAGCCCCGTTCAAAAACTATGCCTGGATTCGGCGACACGACGCCAAAGACCGGCGGGATCGGTATTCCGACGCGGAAAATGAGATCATTCAGGAAAAGATAAATAGGGTCCGGCTTTATTCGGCCGAAAAGCTCTTTGTAAAGAAATCCTTGCGGGACATGGTCTACACATCTGCCTTTGGCGGGGTCTTCGAAAGCATCGATCAAATCCTGATGTCGCGTCATTTTCTACCAGAATTTACGGGCAAAATAGGCGAGATGGAATATTTTAGCGTGCTGAACGACCACTTGACCGATGGCTCCCATCCCGAGGCGCCTTATAACAAGCTCGCCTCTGATCATGGGCAGATCATGGCACATATGGTGATCGGTGATCCCGATGGATAA
- a CDS encoding haloacid dehalogenase type II, with protein MPLTTYVFDAYGTLFDVGAAAAQAAQEPEHEDLRTTWPAVARDWRLKQLQYTWLRAVADQHCDFWQVTQDGLDWALEANGLSSPQTRTRLLELYWELAAYPEVPEMLETLKARGMTTAILSNGSPDMLSGAVSSAGIGSLLDDVLSVQDVGVFKPDRRVYDMVGQRFGCPPVDVLFVSSNGWDAAGAASYGFQTAWVNRAGEPMDRLYGTPQHVLPDLTTIPELR; from the coding sequence ATGCCGCTGACGACCTATGTATTTGATGCCTATGGAACACTCTTTGATGTGGGCGCCGCAGCGGCGCAGGCCGCACAAGAGCCGGAACACGAAGACCTCAGAACGACTTGGCCTGCGGTGGCGCGGGATTGGCGGCTTAAGCAATTGCAATATACTTGGCTGCGGGCGGTGGCCGATCAGCACTGCGATTTTTGGCAGGTCACGCAAGATGGGTTAGATTGGGCGCTTGAGGCCAATGGGTTAAGCAGCCCGCAGACCCGTACCCGTTTGTTAGAGCTTTACTGGGAATTGGCCGCCTACCCTGAAGTGCCCGAAATGCTAGAAACACTGAAAGCACGGGGCATGACGACGGCGATTCTGTCGAACGGATCACCAGACATGTTATCAGGTGCAGTATCGTCCGCCGGGATCGGATCTTTGCTAGACGACGTTTTGTCAGTGCAGGATGTCGGCGTCTTCAAGCCGGACAGGCGGGTTTACGACATGGTCGGCCAACGCTTTGGATGCCCGCCAGTTGACGTCTTATTTGTTTCATCAAACGGGTGGGACGCGGCAGGTGCGGCGAGCTATGGGTTTCAGACCGCATGGGTGAACCGAGCGGGTGAACCCATGGATCGACTATACGGCACACCCCAACATGTCTTGCCTGACCTGACCACCATACCGGAGCTTCGCTAA
- a CDS encoding threonine/serine dehydratase produces MNIDMIRAAAQRIQGHARRTPILTSPFLDEIAGRRVFVKAECLQHTGSFKFRGGWSAVSALTDNALKTGVIAFSSGNHAQGVALAAREHNTPAVIVMPSDAPAVKIANTRALGAEVVLYDRGTEDRDEIGARLANEKGLTLIKPFDEPQVIAGQGTCGLEIAEDMAGLGVTQADVAVCCGGGGLTSGIALALAAEAPGLRVRPAEPEGFDDVTRSLASGQIERNTRLSGSLCDAIITPQPGDLTFPIMQTHCGPGIVVSEDECLRAMALAFERLRIVVEPGGAAALAAALFHPGTFEGDAVIAVATGGNVDAAVFAKALETLS; encoded by the coding sequence ATGAATATCGATATGATCCGGGCCGCTGCCCAACGCATCCAAGGCCATGCAAGGCGCACTCCGATCCTGACATCCCCGTTTCTGGATGAAATTGCGGGCCGCCGGGTCTTTGTGAAAGCTGAATGCCTGCAACATACCGGTTCATTTAAATTTCGCGGTGGCTGGTCAGCTGTGTCAGCCCTGACTGACAACGCGCTGAAGACCGGGGTTATTGCCTTTTCCAGCGGCAATCATGCGCAGGGCGTCGCGCTCGCAGCGCGCGAACATAATACCCCGGCGGTCATTGTGATGCCCAGTGACGCACCTGCAGTCAAAATCGCAAATACCCGGGCCTTGGGGGCCGAAGTGGTGCTTTATGATCGCGGCACTGAAGACCGGGACGAAATTGGCGCGCGCCTTGCGAATGAAAAAGGTCTGACCCTGATCAAACCTTTCGACGAGCCCCAGGTCATCGCAGGGCAAGGCACCTGCGGGCTGGAGATTGCAGAGGACATGGCGGGCTTGGGCGTCACCCAGGCAGATGTGGCCGTTTGCTGCGGCGGGGGCGGGCTGACCTCGGGAATTGCGCTTGCATTGGCGGCAGAAGCGCCCGGGCTGCGGGTCCGCCCCGCCGAGCCGGAAGGGTTTGATGACGTGACCCGATCGCTGGCCAGCGGACAGATTGAGCGGAATACCCGGCTAAGCGGTTCGCTTTGCGATGCGATCATCACACCGCAACCGGGCGATCTGACCTTTCCGATCATGCAGACCCATTGCGGACCGGGGATCGTGGTCAGCGAAGATGAATGTCTGCGCGCCATGGCCCTTGCGTTTGAGCGGCTGCGGATCGTCGTCGAACCTGGTGGGGCGGCAGCGCTGGCTGCGGCACTTTTTCACCCTGGCACCTTTGAGGGTGACGCTGTTATCGCCGTCGCTACTGGCGGAAATGTAGATGCCGCCGTGTTCGCCAAAGCCTTGGAGACCTTGTCATGA
- a CDS encoding peptidylprolyl isomerase, producing the protein MSQAKAGDTVRMNYTGTLRNGEQFDSSEGRDPLEFVLGSGQIIAGLDAAIAGMAVGDTKTVNVPCADAYGDLNPAARQAVPRGEIPDNIPIEPGTQLQMQTPQGQVVPVTVAEVTDTEVILDANHPLAGQDLTFAIEIVGIDAG; encoded by the coding sequence ATGAGCCAGGCAAAAGCAGGCGATACCGTCCGAATGAATTACACTGGCACCCTGAGAAATGGCGAGCAGTTTGACAGTTCCGAAGGGCGTGATCCTCTGGAGTTTGTGCTCGGGTCAGGTCAGATTATTGCGGGTCTTGATGCTGCAATTGCTGGAATGGCTGTTGGCGATACAAAGACGGTCAATGTGCCCTGCGCTGACGCTTATGGCGACCTTAACCCGGCGGCCCGCCAGGCGGTCCCGCGCGGCGAAATTCCAGACAATATCCCAATTGAGCCAGGCACCCAATTACAAATGCAAACGCCTCAAGGTCAGGTGGTCCCTGTCACGGTTGCCGAAGTGACGGATACAGAAGTGATACTTGATGCCAATCACCCACTGGCGGGACAGGATCTGACCTTCGCCATCGAGATTGTCGGGATTGATGCGGGTTAA